The Candidatus Aegiribacteria sp. genome window below encodes:
- a CDS encoding isochorismatase family protein, producing the protein MYTEPFLTPDNTDEKLSEWLGRIERYTHPKPNLTLKPKKCALLVVDMLHYFASPEGRVYLPSTETIIPRIAMLLEYWRSIGGAVIFTRHCHRGPENLGMLGRFFSDFIRCGKKESEIIPELSPLPGENVMRKNTYDAFYNTDLDEFLKSRSIEQVLVTGVLTQMCCETTARSAFVRGYEVYIPADALTTSSEELHIGSLMNLASGFAVITDTDTVCRGDQQ; encoded by the coding sequence ATGTACACTGAACCGTTTTTAACGCCGGATAATACTGATGAAAAACTATCGGAATGGCTTGGTAGGATAGAGAGATACACACATCCGAAACCAAACCTCACATTGAAACCGAAAAAGTGCGCCCTGCTGGTGGTGGATATGCTGCATTACTTTGCCAGTCCGGAGGGCAGGGTGTATCTACCTTCTACAGAAACAATTATTCCCCGAATTGCCATGCTTCTTGAGTACTGGAGAAGTATCGGTGGAGCTGTGATCTTCACCCGGCACTGCCACAGGGGCCCTGAGAATCTGGGAATGCTGGGCAGGTTTTTCAGTGATTTCATACGGTGCGGAAAGAAGGAATCCGAGATCATCCCCGAATTGTCCCCCCTCCCCGGTGAGAATGTAATGCGGAAGAATACATACGACGCGTTCTACAATACGGATCTGGATGAGTTTCTGAAAAGCAGGTCTATAGAGCAGGTTCTTGTTACGGGAGTACTTACTCAAATGTGCTGTGAGACAACTGCAAGGTCAGCGTTCGTCAGGGGGTACGAAGTTTACATTCCGGCGGACGCGCTGACCACAAGCTCGGAGGAGCTTCACATCGGCAGCCTGATGAACCTAGCTAGCGGCTTCGCCGTTATCACCGATACCGATACCGTGTGCCGGGGTGATCAGCAATAA